The proteins below are encoded in one region of Paramisgurnus dabryanus chromosome 2, PD_genome_1.1, whole genome shotgun sequence:
- the LOC135783569 gene encoding uncharacterized protein produces the protein MSKTWVLVEWREEPPTYDIVPKKDILKKKFEPGDVVDVAYEEESSPATIIDFDESKETLRRRMFRLEGKRKNQPCLQNDAKRVAKKKKAYTPTQSPSHSKTSSSSDQEPPVKNQVIHRKNSMLMQEINSMESQAGEHSSRETQLEREILKLKKENENLRALNIALQQEILPMLKCSINQDTLVAQQPQVAQQPQDSSQKNPPEKTQGLGISSAVLTSCGRGGTSCSAMVKDLAVAVFGRETLATHGLSGRAGNANKGAMAKPALDKDKVVLILDTVQKKFPDVPKKFIRAALREKLNDEHKLRVRKTV, from the exons atgagcAAAACATGGGTTCTGGTGGAATGGAGGGAGGAGCCTCCCACCTATGATATTGTCCCTAAAAAGGACAtactaaaaaaaaagtttgaacCTGGGGATGTTGTGGATGTGGCTTATGAAGAGGAAAGTTCCCCGGCCACCATTATAGATTTTGATG AGAGCAAAGAAACCCTCAGGAGGAGGATGTTTAGGCTAGAGGGGAAAAGAAAAAATCAGCCATGTTTGCAAAATGATGCAAAAAGAGtagcaaagaaaaaaaaagcaTACACTCCAACTCAGTCCCCATCTCACTCCAAAACGTCCTCATCATCTGATCAAGAGCCTCCAGTCAAAAATCAA GTCATCCACCGAAAGAACAGTATGTTGATGCAAGAGATTAACAGCATGGAGAGTCAAGCTGGAGAGCATTCAAGCCGAGAAACTCAACTTGAGAgagaaattcttaaattaaaaaaagaaaatgagaaTCTAAGAGCACTTAATATAGCTCTGCAACAAG aaattctTCCAATGCTAAAGTGCAGCATAAACCAGGACACTCTTGTTGCTCAACAACCACAAGTTGCTCAACAACCACAAGATTCAAGCCAGAAGAATCCCCCTGAAAAG ACACAGGGGCTAGGAATTAGTTCAGCTGTCCTGACAAGTTGTGGACGGGGGGGCACATCATGTTCTGCCATGGTGAAAGATCTGGCAGTGGCAGTGTTTGGTAGAGAGACGCTGGCCACACATGGGCTGTCTGGAAGGGCTGGCAATGCTAACAAAGGCGCTATGGCAAAGCCAGCTCTTGACAAGGACAAAGTTGTGCTGATCCTAG ACACAGTACAAAAAAAGTTCCCTGATGTTCCAAAAAAGTTCATCAGGGCAGCACTAAGAGAGAAGTTAAATGATGAGCACAAGTTACGAGTAAG aaaaacaGTGTAA